Proteins encoded in a region of the Nicotiana tomentosiformis chromosome 9, ASM39032v3, whole genome shotgun sequence genome:
- the LOC138899104 gene encoding uncharacterized protein: MPQMNGAVEAANKNIKKILRKMVDNHKKWHDKLPFALLGYRTIVLTSTGATPYLLVYGTEPVIPAKVEFPSLRIIREAEPCDAEWIRNRYEQLALIDGKRMNAACHGQLY; the protein is encoded by the coding sequence atgcctcaaatgaatggagctgtggaGGCCGCAaataagaatatcaagaaaatactgaggaagatggtagacaaccacaagaAATGGCACGAtaagttaccatttgccttattggggtaccgtACCATAGTCTTAacatcaaccggggcaactccctatttgctggtctatggtactgaaCCTGTCATTCCTGCCAAGGTTGAatttccttctttaagaattatacgAGAAGCTGAACCatgtgatgcagaatggataagaaatcgctatgaacaattagctctcattgacggaaaaagaatgaatgcagcgtgtcatggtcaactctattAG